From Candidatus Woesearchaeota archaeon, one genomic window encodes:
- a CDS encoding phosphate acyltransferase, translating to MKLDIISVMEKLARKKPVKVVVCEGWDERCLRAAESIAKNKLAEIILLGDLNLIKEKVKEFNLDIGKTEIIDFKNSELKEELAEKLTELRKHKGMTIEEARKLVQNENYFGCMYVYCGYADALVGSAICPTGELMRPALQILRKKDALVSEVSILNDVKNDRILFGSDFSLNIEPNAEELAQIALNAAECARDFTLDPKVALLSFSTKGSGGEHPSIQVVKDAVRIAKEKDKSILIDGELQVDAAVSKFGAERKCPDSPLKGDANTLIFPNLTASNIFAHGIMQFSDMKLEFAILKGLVKPVGILGRSVPVSVIRNMIVSCAMLVNAKSDGN from the coding sequence ATGAAACTAGACATAATCAGCGTCATGGAAAAGCTCGCAAGAAAAAAACCAGTCAAGGTTGTTGTCTGCGAGGGATGGGATGAAAGGTGCTTAAGGGCAGCTGAAAGCATAGCAAAGAATAAGCTTGCAGAGATCATTCTTTTAGGAGATCTTAATTTGATCAAAGAAAAAGTTAAAGAGTTTAACCTGGATATAGGCAAGACAGAAATAATTGATTTCAAAAATTCTGAATTAAAGGAAGAGCTTGCAGAAAAGTTAACTGAGCTGAGAAAGCACAAGGGCATGACAATAGAAGAAGCAAGAAAATTAGTCCAGAATGAGAATTATTTTGGCTGCATGTATGTTTACTGCGGCTATGCAGATGCTTTAGTGGGCTCTGCAATATGCCCCACAGGAGAATTAATGAGGCCCGCGCTGCAGATATTGAGGAAAAAAGATGCCCTTGTTTCAGAAGTATCCATATTGAATGATGTTAAAAATGACAGAATACTTTTTGGCAGCGATTTCAGCCTTAATATCGAGCCAAATGCAGAAGAGCTTGCGCAAATTGCCCTGAATGCTGCAGAATGCGCCAGGGATTTCACATTAGATCCAAAAGTTGCCTTGCTGTCATTCTCAACAAAGGGAAGCGGAGGGGAGCACCCTTCAATACAGGTTGTGAAAGATGCAGTAAGAATTGCAAAAGAAAAAGATAAAAGCATTTTAATTGACGGCGAGCTTCAGGTTGATGCGGCAGTAAGCAAATTCGGGGCAGAAAGAAAATGCCCAGACTCGCCTCTGAAAGGGGATGCAAATACGCTCATATTTCCCAACCTTACTGCGTCAAATATTTTTGCTCACGGAATAATGCAGTTTTCTGATATGAAGCTTGAATTTGCCATTCTGAAAGGATTGGTGAAGCCTGTTGGGATATTGGGCAGAAGTGTTCCTGTGAGCGTCATCAGGAATATGATTGTCAGCTGCGCCATGCTGGTTAATGCCAAGAGTGATGGAAATTGA
- a CDS encoding PEGA domain-containing protein, with the protein MKGKMFLALAFLFIAVFLVGCTVGEAAKIKTGSLYVTSNPSGAAINADGVYKGTTPKTISLSAGVHKINVAKSGYETYYTALNIYAGKTFKINVILKKTTCTDSDGGMNYYVKGFTNGGNSYSGPHSDFCINMSNVGILPYEILQELGGTTGVIEHVCDEYGNVANYPTECPNGCQDGACVWAKEEIIFEKTNGTKIKYVSFDKDGFKVSDQKPSQDNFAISCTYGIEGVANECAILWAEGYKMQMQNQPRIGIDDISFEECTGDEFSQSGFKGPYGYRLFCVSQQNIKLALQLREDDNYYIIKTKLLLSSTCTDSDGGKNYGTYGNVSYGGVIYIDACSSYPIPTGFVLENYCQNDTRVTEMYACPNGCKNGACAASTNSTS; encoded by the coding sequence ATGAAAGGAAAAATGTTTCTGGCTTTGGCATTCTTGTTTATTGCAGTCTTTCTGGTTGGCTGCACTGTTGGAGAAGCTGCAAAAATAAAAACAGGCAGCTTATATGTAACATCAAACCCGAGCGGAGCAGCTATTAACGCAGATGGCGTCTATAAGGGAACAACGCCTAAGACAATATCTTTATCTGCTGGTGTGCATAAAATTAATGTTGCCAAGTCAGGATACGAGACTTATTACACAGCTTTGAATATTTATGCAGGAAAAACATTCAAAATAAATGTGATTTTAAAGAAAACGACATGCACAGACTCTGATGGCGGAATGAATTATTATGTGAAGGGATTTACAAATGGCGGAAATTCCTATTCAGGACCACATTCTGATTTTTGTATCAACATGTCTAATGTAGGTATTCTCCCTTATGAAATACTACAAGAACTGGGTGGAACAACAGGGGTTATAGAGCATGTTTGTGACGAATATGGCAATGTAGCTAATTATCCAACTGAATGCCCCAATGGCTGCCAAGATGGCGCTTGTGTATGGGCTAAGGAGGAGATTATCTTTGAAAAAACCAATGGCACTAAAATAAAATATGTTTCTTTTGATAAGGATGGATTTAAGGTGTCAGATCAGAAACCTTCGCAGGATAATTTTGCTATTTCTTGTACCTATGGAATCGAAGGGGTGGCAAATGAATGTGCGATATTGTGGGCAGAAGGTTATAAGATGCAAATGCAAAATCAGCCACGTATTGGTATTGATGATATCTCATTTGAAGAATGTACTGGTGATGAGTTCTCTCAATCTGGATTTAAAGGACCTTATGGTTATAGGCTTTTTTGTGTATCCCAACAAAATATTAAATTAGCTTTGCAATTAAGAGAGGATGATAATTATTATATCATAAAAACGAAGTTGTTATTATCTTCGACATGCACAGATTCTGATGGCGGGAAAAACTATGGGACATATGGTAATGTTTCTTATGGTGGAGTGATCTATATAGATGCATGTTCTTCATATCCTATTCCTACTGGATTTGTGCTTGAGAATTATTGCCAGAATGATACGAGGGTCACTGAGATGTATGCCTGCCCCAATGGATGCAAGAATGGAGCTTGTGCAGCGTCAACAAACTCCACCAGCTAG
- a CDS encoding PEP-utilizing enzyme, producing MKWDVDKLNGVLWIAAEAAKSLCGSMEKETGIKFREHMCYCKGHLFHWCTLEKENEKVGNFLVERFADKSFAGRFVKDYGILYKKVVRELNRLDEKDFSELSSSELFDTLKKTTDFYIRIFDFGFIIEPMDFVMPSLIRSKLMKQGHSTSEIADMMAIADITFLNKETQELIRIAKEKKEKQKKLLKKHAYKYRWLQSAHVGRKDLPFSYFEERLNELKEKDLDKELKKLKNFRKDEEKIKKGILSKKPIDDETKKLLKAADVIAPLHDRRKELFLRIVYTLDTARAEIARRYGYTKEELSVFQIEELLKLKNNKKLDREYMRKLLKNALLYIDTEKGIWKYYAGEEAESIFKKETDFDLEATKEIKGLPVSLGKARGKIRIIHGVEDIGKMKAGEILLSSMTRPEFVPAIKKAAAIITDEGGVTCHAAIVSREMKIPCIVGTKIATKVLKDGDYVEVDANEGVIKIIR from the coding sequence TTGAAGTGGGATGTAGATAAGCTGAATGGCGTTTTATGGATAGCTGCTGAAGCAGCTAAATCTTTATGCGGCTCTATGGAGAAAGAGACAGGCATAAAATTCAGAGAGCATATGTGCTATTGCAAAGGCCATCTCTTTCACTGGTGCACTTTAGAAAAAGAGAATGAGAAAGTGGGCAATTTTCTTGTTGAAAGGTTTGCAGATAAAAGCTTTGCCGGCAGGTTTGTCAAAGATTACGGGATACTGTATAAAAAAGTGGTCAGAGAATTAAACAGGCTGGATGAAAAAGATTTTTCAGAATTAAGCAGCAGCGAGTTGTTTGATACACTGAAAAAAACCACAGATTTCTATATAAGGATCTTTGATTTTGGATTTATAATCGAGCCAATGGATTTTGTCATGCCTTCCCTTATAAGGTCAAAGCTTATGAAACAGGGCCATAGCACATCTGAGATTGCAGATATGATGGCAATTGCAGATATAACTTTTCTCAACAAAGAAACGCAGGAATTAATCAGGATTGCCAAAGAAAAAAAGGAAAAGCAGAAAAAACTTCTGAAAAAACACGCCTATAAATACAGATGGCTGCAGTCAGCCCATGTGGGTAGAAAAGACCTTCCTTTTTCTTATTTTGAAGAAAGGCTGAATGAACTAAAAGAAAAGGATCTAGACAAAGAGCTTAAAAAATTAAAAAACTTCAGGAAAGACGAGGAAAAGATAAAAAAAGGAATCCTGTCAAAAAAGCCGATTGATGATGAAACAAAAAAACTGCTAAAGGCAGCAGATGTAATTGCTCCGTTGCATGACAGAAGAAAAGAGCTGTTCTTGAGAATTGTTTACACATTGGATACTGCAAGAGCAGAGATTGCCAGGCGATATGGATATACGAAAGAAGAATTATCTGTTTTTCAGATTGAAGAGCTATTGAAATTAAAAAATAACAAGAAGCTGGACAGGGAATATATGAGAAAACTTCTGAAAAATGCTCTCCTTTATATTGATACTGAAAAAGGCATATGGAAGTATTATGCCGGTGAAGAGGCAGAAAGCATATTTAAGAAAGAAACGGATTTTGATTTAGAGGCTACAAAAGAGATTAAGGGTTTGCCAGTTTCTCTTGGAAAAGCAAGAGGAAAGATAAGGATAATACACGGCGTGGAAGATATAGGCAAAATGAAAGCTGGTGAAATTCTTCTGTCCAGCATGACAAGGCCTGAATTTGTCCCTGCAATAAAAAAGGCAGCAGCGATCATAACTGATGAAGGCGGGGTAACATGCCATGCGGCGATCGTATCAAGAGAAATGAAAATACCGTGCATTGTAGGAACTAAAATAGCAACCAAGGTGTTGAAAGACGGCGATTATGTTGAAGTTGATGCCAATGAAGGGGTTATAAAAATCATAAGGTGA
- a CDS encoding PEP-utilizing enzyme, whose product MNLNHNWLIYTRGTIPLHRLDLTLKVISTDIHKYYGAIFGTVFYINTGPKLWWSWDQDEINAVGRLILEKTNDEKGKKRYFGLMKKVWQMAINVSHKILKKNLRKSSSQQLIGLYDLLKKEAYPASAFLGVDIDAVDVYPVEVLKEMLRKELNNISEKAFISVYNKLTAPVHKSYVHGQEELVLKAAKRLKKNNKLRQKFEKGGYSDVNELKILVSRFWWTALGWETVKPNTEESFAGMIKEHLEEDDIEKRLKEIKNYAKNAEKERNKLTRKYRLSKELQYKIKLFDEYALWHDRRKEMQVKTIYAAHVLLCETARRKNYKTDDLEWLWHEEVQGLLRGKGLDKEEVERRKKGIAVLIENKEITQWSGNDAIMIKQKVAPEQTYALVEIRGEPASPGIAKGIARVCAGVEEAIKKIKKGDVLVCGMTLPDYVPAMKKAAAIVTDEGGITCHAAIISRELGIPCITGTKIATRAIKDGQLIEVDANEGVIKIIK is encoded by the coding sequence ATGAATCTTAACCATAACTGGCTCATTTATACAAGAGGAACAATACCTCTTCATAGATTAGATCTGACTCTAAAGGTCATAAGCACAGACATTCATAAATATTATGGCGCCATATTCGGAACAGTCTTCTATATAAACACGGGCCCGAAGCTCTGGTGGTCATGGGACCAAGATGAGATAAATGCAGTTGGCAGGCTCATCCTGGAAAAGACAAATGATGAGAAAGGAAAAAAGAGATATTTTGGCCTGATGAAGAAAGTCTGGCAGATGGCGATAAATGTCTCTCATAAGATACTTAAAAAAAACCTAAGAAAATCAAGCAGCCAGCAGCTTATCGGGCTTTATGATTTATTGAAAAAAGAGGCTTATCCTGCATCAGCATTCCTTGGCGTGGATATAGATGCTGTTGATGTTTATCCGGTCGAAGTTCTCAAAGAAATGCTGAGAAAAGAGCTGAACAACATAAGCGAAAAGGCTTTTATTTCAGTCTACAACAAGCTGACAGCGCCTGTTCATAAGAGCTATGTTCATGGCCAGGAGGAACTTGTGCTAAAGGCAGCAAAAAGGCTGAAGAAAAACAACAAGCTGAGACAGAAATTCGAGAAAGGAGGCTATTCTGATGTAAACGAGTTAAAAATTCTGGTCAGCAGATTCTGGTGGACTGCCCTGGGATGGGAGACCGTAAAGCCAAATACAGAAGAGAGCTTCGCAGGCATGATAAAAGAGCATCTCGAGGAAGACGATATTGAAAAACGCCTGAAAGAGATCAAAAATTATGCGAAAAATGCAGAAAAAGAAAGAAACAAGCTGACAAGAAAATACAGATTGTCAAAAGAACTGCAATACAAGATAAAATTATTTGACGAATATGCATTGTGGCATGACAGAAGGAAAGAGATGCAGGTTAAGACGATATATGCGGCTCATGTCCTGCTCTGCGAGACCGCAAGAAGAAAGAACTATAAAACAGATGACCTTGAATGGCTCTGGCATGAAGAGGTTCAAGGATTATTGCGAGGGAAGGGCCTCGATAAGGAAGAAGTGGAGAGAAGAAAAAAAGGCATTGCTGTCCTGATAGAAAACAAAGAGATTACGCAATGGAGCGGCAATGATGCCATCATGATAAAACAGAAAGTTGCTCCTGAACAAACTTATGCTCTTGTGGAAATAAGAGGCGAGCCTGCATCACCTGGAATTGCAAAGGGCATTGCAAGAGTATGCGCAGGGGTTGAAGAAGCAATTAAAAAAATAAAAAAAGGAGACGTCCTTGTCTGCGGAATGACTTTGCCTGATTATGTTCCTGCTATGAAAAAAGCAGCTGCCATAGTCACAGATGAAGGCGGGATCACATGCCATGCTGCCATAATCAGCAGGGAGCTCGGGATTCCCTGCATAACAGGAACTAAGATAGCTACACGGGCAATAAAAGACGGGCAGCTTATAGAAGTCGATGCAAACGAGGGCGTAATCAAAATAATAAAATGA
- the gatE gene encoding Glu-tRNA(Gln) amidotransferase subunit GatE, producing MESNYAEIGFKAGLEIHQQLEGKKLFCNCLTLNSGKEADIQAERKLRAVAGELGIIDEAAKYEMAKGKKFLYESSSEDTCLVEYDDEPPHQINKDALYIALQVALLLNAKVVDEIQVMRKTVIDGSNTSGFQRTALIARNGFIETSKGNVSIPTICLEEEAAQKIKEGKDFTEYRLDRLGIPLIEIATGAELKDPEHARETAEKLGMILRSTGGCKRGIGTIRQDINLSIKGHPRVEIKGFQELRSIPKIMEYEVKRQLEEIKKGKKLNEEVRKAEPNLTTSFLRPMPGAERMYPETDVVPVKCDIKNIKLPELIQDKISKVESKYKISKDLATQLVKEEIDFERYAGKLKNIEPGFIASSLILMPKDIKARYDKEVTEEQIVAVLELLNDKKIPKSGVNEILLELADKKELKEIAKKYEAADNKEIEEEIKKIIKEKPGLSAGAYMGIVMAKYRGKADGNSIMAILKKFIK from the coding sequence ATGGAGAGCAACTATGCTGAGATTGGCTTTAAGGCAGGCCTGGAGATCCATCAGCAGCTTGAAGGCAAAAAGCTGTTCTGCAACTGCCTGACACTGAATTCCGGCAAAGAAGCAGATATACAAGCAGAAAGAAAGCTCAGGGCAGTTGCCGGCGAGCTTGGCATAATAGATGAAGCTGCAAAGTATGAGATGGCAAAAGGGAAAAAATTCCTTTATGAAAGCAGCTCTGAAGATACCTGCCTAGTAGAATACGATGATGAACCTCCGCATCAAATAAACAAAGATGCACTATATATAGCTCTGCAAGTTGCTTTGCTGCTGAATGCAAAGGTTGTTGATGAAATTCAGGTGATGAGAAAAACTGTTATTGACGGATCAAACACATCTGGATTTCAAAGAACAGCGCTAATTGCGAGAAACGGATTTATTGAAACTTCAAAAGGCAATGTCAGCATTCCGACAATCTGCCTTGAAGAAGAAGCTGCCCAGAAAATAAAAGAAGGCAAAGATTTCACAGAATACAGATTAGATAGATTAGGCATACCGTTGATAGAGATTGCAACTGGAGCTGAACTGAAAGATCCGGAGCACGCTAGGGAAACAGCTGAAAAGCTTGGAATGATTTTAAGAAGCACAGGAGGCTGCAAAAGAGGAATCGGAACAATAAGGCAGGACATTAATTTGTCAATAAAAGGGCATCCAAGAGTGGAGATAAAAGGATTCCAGGAGCTGAGGTCTATACCAAAGATAATGGAATATGAAGTCAAAAGGCAATTAGAGGAAATTAAAAAAGGAAAAAAACTGAATGAAGAGGTGAGAAAAGCAGAGCCAAATCTTACAACCTCTTTCTTAAGGCCAATGCCGGGCGCAGAAAGAATGTATCCTGAAACTGATGTTGTTCCTGTGAAATGCGATATTAAAAATATAAAGCTGCCTGAATTGATACAGGATAAAATAAGCAAGGTTGAGAGCAAATACAAAATAAGCAAGGATCTGGCAACACAGCTTGTAAAGGAAGAGATTGATTTCGAAAGATATGCTGGAAAATTAAAAAACATTGAGCCGGGTTTTATAGCATCATCTTTGATCTTAATGCCAAAAGACATAAAGGCGCGCTATGATAAGGAAGTGACTGAAGAGCAGATTGTGGCTGTTTTAGAGCTATTGAACGATAAAAAAATACCTAAATCTGGTGTAAATGAAATCCTGCTCGAGCTTGCTGATAAAAAAGAATTAAAAGAGATAGCCAAAAAGTATGAAGCTGCTGATAATAAAGAGATTGAAGAAGAGATCAAAAAAATAATAAAAGAAAAGCCGGGATTGAGCGCAGGCGCGTATATGGGCATTGTCATGGCTAAGTACAGGGGAAAGGCTGACGGAAACAGCATTATGGCTATTTTGAAAAAATTTATCAAGTAG
- a CDS encoding magnesium transporter yields MIIGKIVKESFKVLILASILSSIGGLGLQSVQNKLVMLVPLLILLPSLNGMIGNYGIVITAKFTTALYERKIKRPWWHSHFVKHLYKVIIPIALISAVYISVLSVFIAYMRGFNFDLILLLKIIGLVVLTTILLVAIIFLISIIGGLYVYHRKEDPDDMLIPITTSVADLGSMLLFSGMIRWMF; encoded by the coding sequence ATGATAATCGGCAAGATAGTCAAAGAGAGCTTTAAGGTGCTGATATTGGCATCAATATTGAGCTCCATCGGAGGGCTTGGCTTGCAGAGTGTCCAAAATAAATTAGTAATGCTGGTGCCCCTGCTCATACTTCTGCCATCATTGAACGGAATGATAGGAAATTACGGCATCGTAATAACTGCAAAATTCACAACAGCATTATATGAAAGAAAGATTAAAAGGCCTTGGTGGCACTCGCATTTTGTGAAGCATCTTTACAAGGTCATAATTCCGATTGCATTGATCTCTGCTGTTTACATTTCTGTTTTGTCAGTTTTTATTGCATATATGAGGGGCTTTAATTTTGATCTTATTTTATTATTAAAAATAATCGGGCTGGTTGTCCTGACAACAATCTTGCTCGTTGCGATAATATTCTTGATCTCAATTATCGGCGGGCTTTATGTTTACCATAGAAAAGAAGATCCTGATGACATGCTGATTCCGATAACAACGTCTGTGGCAGATCTTGGGAGCATGCTGCTGTTTTCAGGGATGATTCGCTGGATGTTTTAA
- a CDS encoding AAA family ATPase: MALFKDILRSDESIFQDTVALDYDYIPKLVPFREKEQRFIASCIKPLFQKRNGKNVLIYGRPGVGKTVATRHVVNELEEETVDIIPIYINCWQRNSSYKIMLELCSKLDYKFTQNKKTDELFDIVKEILNKKSAVFVFDEIDKAEDVDFIYFILENIYRKTVIIVTNYKSWLEQLDERLKSRLLPELVEFSPYDEKETYEILKRRLEYAFVSGVWDEDAFGIIAKKSAELGDIRTGLFLMKEAGNCAENKSSRKIKIEHAKEALKKLENFSIKSSDSLEDDEKLILSIIKQNSGKKIGDLFDIYQKKSGQLSYKTFQRKIADLEKNKFVDIKKIIGSGGSTSIITYQTTKKLTEF; the protein is encoded by the coding sequence ATGGCCTTATTCAAAGACATATTAAGATCAGATGAATCAATATTCCAGGATACAGTTGCCCTTGATTATGATTATATTCCGAAGCTCGTTCCATTCCGCGAGAAAGAGCAGCGATTCATTGCATCGTGCATAAAGCCATTGTTCCAGAAAAGAAACGGGAAGAATGTTCTCATCTATGGCAGGCCAGGTGTCGGCAAGACAGTTGCAACAAGGCATGTTGTGAATGAGCTTGAAGAGGAAACAGTTGACATTATCCCGATCTACATAAACTGCTGGCAGCGGAACAGCAGCTATAAGATTATGCTGGAGCTATGCAGCAAGCTCGATTACAAATTCACGCAGAACAAGAAAACAGACGAGCTGTTTGACATTGTAAAGGAAATTCTCAACAAAAAATCCGCTGTTTTTGTTTTCGATGAAATCGACAAGGCAGAGGATGTTGATTTTATTTATTTCATCCTGGAAAACATTTACAGGAAAACAGTAATTATAGTAACAAACTACAAATCCTGGCTTGAGCAGCTTGATGAAAGGCTGAAGTCCAGGCTGCTGCCGGAATTGGTTGAATTCTCGCCTTATGATGAAAAAGAAACTTATGAAATTTTGAAGCGCAGATTAGAGTATGCCTTTGTTTCCGGGGTTTGGGATGAAGATGCATTCGGCATAATTGCAAAAAAATCAGCAGAGCTCGGCGACATAAGAACGGGCTTGTTTTTAATGAAAGAGGCAGGAAACTGCGCTGAAAACAAAAGCAGCAGAAAAATAAAGATAGAGCATGCAAAAGAAGCATTAAAAAAGCTCGAAAATTTTTCAATAAAAAGCAGCGACTCATTGGAAGATGATGAGAAGCTCATATTAAGCATCATAAAGCAGAATTCCGGGAAAAAAATAGGTGATTTGTTTGATATTTACCAGAAGAAAAGCGGACAGTTATCTTACAAGACATTCCAGAGGAAGATAGCTGATCTTGAAAAGAATAAATTTGTGGACATTAAGAAGATCATAGGATCAGGCGGAAGCACGTCGATAATAACATACCAGACAACAAAGAAATTGACGGAATTTTGA
- a CDS encoding magnesium transporter, producing the protein MDEEFKEIFFSEIISITGGLFAGTMLAVFVNKLFLIPGLLILLPGFLEMRGNISGSLAGRLSVDLHLKKLKPALKFKNNVLLKDNIVASSLLVVLVAFILGIVAYLANFFIFNINNPAIIYIAVIAAILSNIIEISLTVISTFWLFKHGYDPDNIMGPYITTTGDIISVFSILLAIMVVA; encoded by the coding sequence ATGGACGAAGAATTCAAGGAAATCTTTTTCAGCGAGATAATTTCAATAACAGGCGGCTTATTTGCAGGAACAATGCTTGCTGTTTTTGTCAATAAATTATTTCTCATTCCAGGATTGCTTATCCTGCTTCCGGGATTCCTTGAGATGCGTGGCAATATAAGCGGATCATTGGCAGGAAGATTGAGCGTTGACCTACATCTGAAAAAATTAAAGCCCGCTTTAAAGTTTAAAAACAATGTTCTTTTAAAAGACAACATTGTTGCTTCTTCTCTGCTTGTTGTTTTGGTTGCTTTCATATTGGGCATTGTTGCATACCTTGCCAATTTTTTTATTTTTAATATAAACAATCCGGCAATAATATATATTGCTGTAATCGCAGCTATTCTCTCCAATATCATTGAAATATCCTTAACAGTGATAAGCACATTCTGGCTTTTCAAGCATGGGTATGACCCTGACAACATAATGGGACCGTACATTACAACAACGGGTGACATAATAAGCGTGTTTTCAATATTGCTCGCAATAATGGTGGTTGCATGA